A window from Dysidea avara chromosome 2, odDysAvar1.4, whole genome shotgun sequence encodes these proteins:
- the LOC136246723 gene encoding uncharacterized protein, translated as MVAEYERTHPEEVKMESLKEEQEKLAYALALKEGLADSFSLRMLVFGPENSGKTSLVATLVEDEFEVSSATEGADIQVCTIYTDNWRKCAPQEIVHKLQRQYWYELNVQADEHVDTASLQAQSFSSASPPLHGAAVTTSLKIPEVDKEIQLAKEYKFSQSKSTKFFVEDEFCGVIWDFAGQTRYLTTHSVFIRRNNMVFIVFKASCDLSEAVAAREEDKQSRNPVATCCEIIHHWLQTVHSICRDKGGDEHISEFLPTIVLVATHLDEITGDVTKVKDAIINQLVKELAGKPYAKHLAGHRLGLKDALKKYCFFISNKYRNKATITQLKEVVAEISKPILREKHPLIYIKIEKALLSLRKDVITTKYFSKIAKENGFVAEEDSKEIQGALKHFHNKGIILHFPSIPTLSKLIFLSPQLLAKLFSYLIIAHPYKYPTGDKHDHSYERLQNEGVLLNSFLVHMLNEFNKCFKAEGYEISYEQAVDFLIKFGFIAEVSVNNRFVQETHPVPQEEKRLFLVPSQLPEKNAPSNIVKGTSSWEILFTFTDGFLPSFVYHQIVSRCINWTGQRNENIIWMTNIECFMSLDNGQCYYLKFLPEKSSICLAIALQKIQPSSAEVRANLIHFLQTNIDAIHNEFLPACTPPIVYVPCQICQQPHIKLEEVKKGYTLICKGQSFDEGYYHDLFQMKGVTDIVQTAQLQPSKSLPSRTFDNDAAMKVLISQYDKICMLKVKDLLPSLFSKGVVTLQQKQKIENKEQLEQEGMKVLLDDVILPSLKLNTSEKYKGFLQSMEESDDQIWKKMAKRLGGSRSMGAKTRSPCTVI; from the exons AGGAGCAAGAGAAATTGGCCTATGCTTTGGCCCTCAAGGAGGGTCTAGCAGATTCCTTCAGTCTAAGGATGCTGGTTTTTGGCCCTGAGAATTCAGGAAAAACCTCATTGGTTGCTACCCTGGTGGAGGATGAGTTTGAAGTCAGCTCTGCTACCGAAGGAGCAGATATCCAGGTGTGTACTATCTATACTGACAACTGGCGCAAATGTGCACCACAAGAAATTGTGCACAAACTTCAGCGACAATATTGGTACGAGCTAAATGTGCAAGCAGATGAGCATGTTGATACTGCATCTCTTCAAGCTCAGAGTTTCTCAAGTGCATCACCACCTCTACATGGAGCAGCTGTCACCACTAGCCTAAAAATTCCTGAAGTGGACAAAGAAATACAGCTAGCAAAAGAATACAAATTTAGTCAATCGAAATCCACCAAATTTTTTGTTGAAGATGAGTTTTGTGGTGTCATTTGGGACTTTGCAGGGCAGACCCGTTACCTTACTACGCACTCCGTTTTCATCAGAAGAAATAATATGGTGTTCATTGTGTTTAAGGCATCCTGTGATCTCAGTGAAGCTGTAGCGGCAAGGGAAGAAGACAAACAATCACGTAATCCTGTGGCTACCTGTTGCGAGATCATACACCACTGGCTTCAAACTGTCCATTCAATATGTCGCGATAAAGGAGGAGATGAGCATATTTCAGAGTTTTTACCTACCATAGTGTTGGTGGCTACTCACCTGGATGAGATTACTGGAGATGTGACAAAGGTGAAAGATGCTATCATTAATCAACTTGTGAAAGAGTTGGCAGGTAAACCCTATGCTAAGCATTTGGCAGGACACCGACTTGGGCTTAAAGATGCTCTTAAGAAGTACTGTTTTTTTATAAGCAACAAGTACAGAAACAAGGCAACCATCACTCAACTCAAAGAGGTTGTGGCAGAGATATCTAAACCAATCTTGAGGGAAAAGCATCCACTAATTTACATCAAGATAGAGAAAGCCTTACTTTCACTAAGAAAAGATGTCATTACAACCAAATACTTCAGCAAAATTGCAAAAGAAAATGGTTTTGTTGCTGAGGAAGATAGCAAAGAAATTCAAGGTGCACTGAAACACTTCCACAATAAAGGCATCATTTTACACTTTCCATCCATCCCAACTCTAAGCAAGCTGATATTCTTGTCACCGCAGCTTCTTGCCAAATTATTTTCATATTTGATTATAGCTCACCCATACAAATACCCAACAGGAGACAAACATGACCACTCTTATGAGCGCTTGCAGAATGAAGGTGTTCTGCTGAATAGTTTTCTTGTCCACATGTTGAATGAATTTAACAAATGTTTCAAAGCCGAGGGGTACGAAATTTCATATGAACAAGCAGTGGATTTCCTTATAAAGTTTGGCTTCATTGCGGAAGTAAGCGTTAACAACAGGTTTGTCCAAGAGACACATCCAGTACCGCAAGAAGAAAAACGGTTGTTTTTAGTTCCTTCCCAATTGCCAGAAAAGAATGCACCATCCAACATAGTGAAGGGAACATCTAGCTGGGAAATTCTTTTCACCTTCACAGATGGGTTTCTTCCTTCATTTGTGTATCATCAAATTGTTTCCAGATGCATCAATTGGACTGGCCAGAGAAATGAAAATATAATTTG GATGACAAATATTGAATGCTTCATGAGCCTTGATAATGGACAGTGCTACTACCTGAAGTTTTTACCAGAGAAATCCAGTATCTGTTTAGCCATTGCTCTTCAAAAGATACAGCCATCTTCTGCTGAAGTTCGGGCAAATTTGATACACTTTTTACAAACCAACATTGATGCTATTCACAATGAGTTTTTGCCAGCTTGCACACCGCCAATAGTATATGTGCCTTGTCAGATATGCCAACAACCTCACATTAAACTAGAAGAGGTGAAGAAAGGATACACTCTGATCTGTAAGGGTCAGTCTTTTGATGAAGGTTACTACCATGATTTATTTCAAATGAAAG GTGTGACTGACATTGTTCAGACAGCTCAGCTTCAACCTTCTAAGTCTCTGCCCAGCC GTACATTTGATAATGATGCTGCTATGAAAGTTCTTATATCGCAGTATGACAAAATCTGTATGCTAAAAGTAAAGGATTTGCTACCTTCACTCTTTTCTAAAGgagttgtcacattacaacaaaAGCAAAAGATTGAAAACAAAGAGCAATTAGAACAAGAGGGAATGAAAGTTTTGCTGGATGATGTGATACTGCCTAGTCTGAAGTTGAACACAAGTGAGAAGTATAAAGGTTTCCTTCAGTCTATGGAGGAAAGTGATGACCAGATCTGGAAGAAAATGGCTAAGAGACTAG GTGGATCACGGTCTATGGGTGCCAAGACAAGGTCTCCATGCACTGTGATATAA